Proteins from a single region of Runella sp. SP2:
- a CDS encoding DUF3696 domain-containing protein, whose translation MTVLIGKNSSGKSAILKLPTLIQGSLSGDFPEPLRWKSDGVELGGEFKDLIYGRNPLGQLEFNLKSGEDELEVVVSHFEGIPKIFFWKYNDKEIIEPSEEDFNGFIYKRNFLNNLSLTTEYISSLRLGLERYFDKSTQKFNRVGLFGEHVYQILIDDALTTPQSLVKQVSEFYKLNFEGWGLTINKDTPPYTIRLENEDLRINIKDVGLGMVHALPLVARACMDAENEILICIEEPELHLHPAAHGNLAELFVKSLKDNNKKYFIETHSQNFILRLRALVAEGKLNSEDLAIYYVDYDEERNESNLLPVTVDKQGEVDYWPENIFSESLYETIRIRKAQKLQAL comes from the coding sequence ATGACTGTTTTAATAGGAAAAAACAGTTCAGGAAAAAGTGCTATTTTGAAGTTGCCAACATTAATACAAGGTTCTTTATCAGGTGATTTTCCTGAACCATTACGATGGAAAAGCGATGGTGTAGAACTTGGTGGTGAGTTTAAAGATTTGATTTATGGTAGAAACCCGTTAGGGCAACTAGAATTTAATTTGAAGAGTGGCGAAGATGAATTAGAGGTAGTCGTTAGTCATTTTGAGGGTATTCCTAAAATTTTCTTCTGGAAATACAATGATAAGGAAATAATAGAACCTTCTGAAGAAGATTTTAATGGTTTTATTTATAAGCGAAACTTTCTTAATAATCTATCACTAACTACAGAATACATTTCTTCATTACGATTGGGGTTGGAACGCTATTTTGACAAATCAACTCAAAAATTTAATAGGGTTGGCTTATTTGGTGAACATGTTTATCAAATTTTGATAGATGATGCTTTAACGACACCCCAAAGCCTTGTAAAACAGGTTTCTGAATTTTATAAACTCAATTTTGAAGGTTGGGGCTTGACAATAAACAAAGATACACCTCCTTATACTATTCGTTTAGAAAATGAAGACTTACGAATCAATATCAAGGATGTTGGTTTAGGTATGGTTCATGCCTTACCACTGGTTGCACGAGCTTGCATGGATGCCGAGAATGAAATATTGATTTGTATCGAAGAACCAGAATTACATTTGCACCCTGCGGCTCATGGGAATTTGGCAGAACTCTTTGTTAAATCACTTAAGGATAATAATAAAAAATATTTTATAGAGACTCATTCTCAAAACTTTATTCTCCGCTTAAGAGCATTGGTAGCAGAGGGTAAACTAAACAGTGAAGATTTAGCGATTTATTATGTTGATTATGATGAAGAACGTAACGAAAGTAATTTGTTACCTGTTACCGTAGATAAACAAGGTGAAGTTGATTACTGGCCTGAAAATATTTTTAGTGAAAGTTTATACGAAACTATCAGAATCAGAAAAGCTCAAAAATTACAAGCCTTATGA